One part of the Lotus japonicus ecotype B-129 chromosome 2, LjGifu_v1.2 genome encodes these proteins:
- the LOC130735207 gene encoding uncharacterized protein LOC130735207, whose amino-acid sequence MVIRKELVDQDWEIYLHSFDEDTAWGVDYRQEKNVYVGGATIFKRDQAGQIVETQPIRGKIRFPHAPFRFGLPLGMDFLSGSESDPSEGPGYESGEGSEPSVTSEYRNPTEGLLVPKEEPVSPIAPPEQELNQGLMDPVPLGFGWSLEALRQWNLDMKVELPKPGEETPEPSNMWAREDADCNEWP is encoded by the coding sequence atggtgatccggaaggagctagtggatcaggactgggagatttATCTCCATAGTTTTGATGAGGACACGGCCTGGGGTGTCGACTACCGCCAGGAGAAGAACGTGTACGTCGGCGGCGCGACCATCTTCAAAAGAGACCAAGCTGGGCAGATTGTTGAGACTCAGCCTATCAGAGGGAAGATTCGGTTTCCTCACGCACCCTTCCGTTTTGGACTCCCCTTAGGGATGGATTTTCTCAGCGGTTCGGAGTCGGACCCTAGTGAGGGGCCAGGCTACGAGTCAGGCGAGGGGAGCGAGCCTTCAGTGACTTCCGAGTACCGGAATCCGACAGAGGGACTTTTGGTGCCGAAGGAGGAGCCGGTGAGCCCCATTGCACCACCCGAGCAAGAGCTGAATCAGGGACTCATGGATCCCGTACCATTAGGGTTTGGGTGGAgcttggaggcattgaggcagtggaacctggacatgaaagttgagcttccgaagccaggagaggagacgccggagccttccaacatgtgggccagagaagatgcagactgcaacgagtggccttga